CGGTACTTACCGAAGCGGAACTTTGTACAGACAATATCTTATCCGCAGGCCTATCGGAAGAAGACCTCTGTCCCTCGGTTTTAGGCCCGACATGAAGTCGGAGCTTTGCTTTTTTAGCTCTTTCTCTTTCTATATAAAGTTTGTATATAACCGAAGAAACAAACCATGTTAAAAATACGCCTATACCCCAGGCTAAAACAATCAATAAGACGGCAAGAGTTTTGGATTTTTTTTCCTGTTTTGTAAATCCTTCCTTATATTCCTTTTTAAGCCTTTCAAAACTGTTTTGTACGGCATCGAATTCCTTTAACACAGGCAAAAAAGTTTTTGCCGAAGAATCTCCGGTAAGTTCAAATTCCTGCCTCCAAGAGTCTATGCTTTTAAAAAGTTTATCATTCGAGCTCTCATAATCATTGTATGCAAACCTTAAGTTAGAATCGTTTTTGTCGGCAGCTGAAAGTTTTTTTAAATTTTCAAAAGAATTGGCCGTTTCTTTTATCCTTGCTTTAAGGTTTTGAACCGAAAATTCCCCATCCTTGCATGCAGTTCTATACATATCCGCTTTTAAACTCGCAAGATAAAACCTGTACTCAAGCAGATAATCCGTCTTGAGTTGAAAATCCGACGAAGGTTTTGCAGCAATAAAAAAAGCCGCTCCTCCTATCCCTATCGCCAAAGCAATACCGCACAAAGCAAAAACAATTTTTATGTAGTTTTTCATTCCAAGGTCCTTTACATAATCCTTAAATACCCATACATTAGAAGTATGAAAATTTTGCATACCGCCGATCTGCATTTGGGGAAAAGCCTATATGAATCTCCCCAGATAGAAAGACAGAAAAAAATGCTCGATGATATTCATAAAATTCTTCTAAAAGACGATTATGCAGCCCTTATTATTGCAGGCGATATCTACGACCGTTCTATTCCTCCTGCAGAATATGTAGCTCTCTTCGATTCATTTTTATCCGCCGTCCATAAGGATTGTCCCAATACAGCCGTGTTTATCATACCCGGAAACCATGACTCCGCCGAAAGGCTCTCCTTCGGCTCTAAAATCTTAAGTTCGAGTAATATCCACATTGCTGCAGACATCGGCAAATTATGCTCGCCTATCATTATAGCACAAAATGGAGAAAAAGTTCAATTTTTTTTAATGCCTTTTTTACATTTAGGCTCATTTTCCGAAGAAAATTCGGAGTTAAAGTTGACATCTCAGTCCGAGATGGCTCAAGAAGCCTCCCGCCGCTTAAAAGAAGCCGTAGATACCTCAATGCCTTCGGTCTTGGCAGCCCATATTTTTACCCTAAACGGAGAAAGCTCCTCCTCTGAAAGAGCTTTTTTAGGCACTGCGGAATATGTTTCGCCCGCTCTATTCGATTTTTTTACCTATACGGCCTTGGGACACTTACACAAAATGCAGAAAATTACCGACAGAATGTACTATTCCGGAGCCCCCCTTACATACGCCTTTGATGAATGTTCAACCGAAAAGGTTGTGCTATCCGTAGATATAGACTGTAAAACGCAAGGCTTCCCGGTAAGGGTCGAAAAAATTCCGATTAGCCCATTGCGGAAGATGAGCCGTTTAGAGGGCAGCTTTTTCGACTTTTTTAATACGGACAAATTCGATGCATATAAAGACGATTTTTTAGAAATAAATCTTACAGGTTCTGCTGTTATTCAAAGCCCTATGAGCCTTTTGCAGCAAAAATTTCCCTATCTTTTAAACCTGCATCAAGAAGCCGTCGCCGCCGAATTAAAAGACGAGGAGCAAATTCATATATTAAAAAAGAACATTGAAGACGAAGGTGTCATCTTCGAAAACTTTATGCTTTTTGAAAAGGCCATAGATGAAGAGCCCTCCGCAAAAAAACAGGAGCTTTTCAAAAGCCTTTGCAGAGAGCAGTTTACATAAGAAGACATTACCGGAGGAATAAATTTGAAGCCTGAAATTTTAAAACTAACCAATATAGGCCCCTTTCGAGGAACTCACACAATAGATTTTAGCCTCATGGATTCTATTTTTTTGGTCTGCGGAAAAACCGGTGCCGGAAAAACAACCATCTTCGATGCAATCTCTTATGCCTTTTATTCAAAGCCTTTGGGGAGCCGCTCCCAAATTACCCGCAGCCTCAGAAGTCAGTTTGCCCCCGAAACTGAAACGGCTGAG
The DNA window shown above is from Treponema denticola and carries:
- the sbcD gene encoding exonuclease subunit SbcD, whose product is MKILHTADLHLGKSLYESPQIERQKKMLDDIHKILLKDDYAALIIAGDIYDRSIPPAEYVALFDSFLSAVHKDCPNTAVFIIPGNHDSAERLSFGSKILSSSNIHIAADIGKLCSPIIIAQNGEKVQFFLMPFLHLGSFSEENSELKLTSQSEMAQEASRRLKEAVDTSMPSVLAAHIFTLNGESSSSERAFLGTAEYVSPALFDFFTYTALGHLHKMQKITDRMYYSGAPLTYAFDECSTEKVVLSVDIDCKTQGFPVRVEKIPISPLRKMSRLEGSFFDFFNTDKFDAYKDDFLEINLTGSAVIQSPMSLLQQKFPYLLNLHQEAVAAELKDEEQIHILKKNIEDEGVIFENFMLFEKAIDEEPSAKKQELFKSLCREQFT